Part of the Dehalococcoidia bacterium genome, TCCCGGTCGGACAGCACGTAGTCGCGGCCCACCCTCTGGCCCGGGAACTTGGTGGACCCCCACACCAGGGCATACCTGAGACGCTGACGCCAGGACTTGTGCAGCGACTCGGCCGCCTCCTCTACCGTGCTGCCCGCGGGCAGCACCAGAGGGGCGTCCAGCCTCGGCTCCTCCCCCGGAGGCTTCGTGTAGACGCGGATGACCCCCAGAGCGCGGAAGGCCTCCCGCACCAGATCGTCCAGCCCCACCCCCTCCTGGGCCGAGACCATCACCACCGGGTAGCGGTCGCCCAGGGCCGCCTCGAGGCGCTGGAACTCGTCCAGGGCACCATCCAGATCCGCCTTGTTTCCGACGATGACCAGGGGCTTCTGGGACTGCCAGCGGGACGGGTCGGGACGCTGGTCGCGACCCAAAGGCCCGATGCCCCATCCCTCCAGCAGGGTGATGGTGCCTTCGGCCTGGGCCACGGCGTCTGCGCTCAGGTCGGCCACCAGCACCAGGACATCGACGTTGCGTAGAAGGCCGAAGAGCCTTCCTTCCAGCCTCCCCTCCGCCAAAGGAGGCGTGTCCACCAGCTGGACATAGACGTCCTCGAACCGGGCCATCCCTGGCTGCGGAAGCTGGGTAGTGAAGGGATAGGGGGCCACCCTGGCCGGGGCACCGGTGAGGGCTGCCAGGATGCTGGACTTGCCCGTGTTGGGCGGGCCCATGAGGGCTGCCTGGCCGGCGCCCTCCTTGGGAATGGCGAAGGGATGGCTGCGGCCGCCCCGTGGCCCCGAGGGGTGCTCCAGCTCGTCCATCAGGCGGGCCATCTTGGCCCTCAGCTCGGCCCGCAGGTGGTCGGTTCCTTTGTGCTTGGGCATCACGGCCAGCATCTCCTGCAGGGCGGCCAGCTTCTCGGGGATGGTGCGGGCGGACCGGTAGCGCTTCTCGGCCTCGTGATACTGCGGGGGCAGATTGGCCGGCATGCCTGTCACGGGGGCGCGGCGCCACGCCCCACTCCATCATAGCAGCCCGGCTCCGGGGGCCTTCAGAGGTCCACGCTGACGCGCATCCCCTGACGATAGACCAACGTCCCGCCAAAGTAATTGCCGATGGCGACGGACAGGCAGCCCAGACCCAGCAACGCAACAGCTGCCGGGGCCGTCTGGCGGGCGTCGTAGTCCAGGAGACGAATGGCCAGGCTCGCAGCGAAAAGGGCGGCGGCGCTCAACTGACAGAGCAGGTGGTAGGTGCCCAGTCGTCGCTTGCGGGAGCCGGGAACCATGGGCAGATAGTCGACGAGGCCGGTGACGGCGGCGGGGAGGGTCATACCCAGGGCGAAGGCCAGGTTGTAAAAGGCGGCGCGGGGAAGGGTCAGATCGGCATGGACACGGGAGGCGATGTCGAAGGCGAAGGCAGCTAGAGGCAGGGCAGCGGGAAAGTGGACGAACAGAGGATGGCTGGGGTGACGGAGAGGCTTGCCCTGGACGACCTCCCGCAGCGTCCAGCGCCCGGCGACTACAGGGCTCTCGCTCCAGAGACGGCGCATGGTGCGGTGGCGCGAATAGGGGGGAGGGGCTGTCCCACCCCTCCCCCGCCTGGCTTACTGGACTCCGCCGTGGCGACGCAGCCCCTGCTCGATGTTCTGCAGCAGCTGCCGCATATCCACCTCGGCCGCCTCCGCCGCCTGGCGGAACTGGCTCAGGGTGATGTGGCGCGGGTCTCCGTGGTTGTCCTCCGGCTCGTCACAGCCGCAGGTGATGCACATGCCCCGTCACCTCCCTCCTTCTGCCGCCTCTTGCAGTATACGCCAGCGGGACCGGCCCCGGATTTGAGGGCCGGCGCGGCGCGTCAGCGGTCGGTCAGAAAACGGTCTCAAAAACGCGGCGCCGCAGGTGGTGGCGCCTTTGTGCCAGGGCATCGCAGGCAGCTTCCTCGGGGATGGCACAGACAGCCCGGCGACGCTCCTCCACCTCGGCCAAGCCGGCCGCGGTGCGGTGCCCACCCCACGATGGCCTTCGAGGGAGGCCTGCGTTGACGGAGGGATGTTCCTGCCTTATGATGGGCGCGACTTCCACGCAGGAACGGTCATGTCCATCGCCGATGTCTTCGAGCGCGCCCGTGCCCAGGGCCGCCGCGTGCTAACGGAGGTAGAGTCCAAGCAGGTGCTGGCCGAGGCGGGCATCCCCGTAGTCCCCGCCCGGCTGGCCACCACCCCGCAGGAGGCAGCCGCCGTCGCACGAGAGGTGGGCTTCCCGGTGGTGCTGAAAATCGTATCCCCCGACATCGTCCACAAGACGGACGTGGGGGGCGTCCGTCTGGGCCTGAAGGACGCCCAGGAGGTAGCCACCGCCTTCGCGGAGCTGGTGGAGAGCGCCCGCCGTCACGTCCCCGACGCCCGCATAGAGGGGGTGTCGGTGCAGGCCCAAGCGCGGCCAGGCGTCGAGGTCATCATGGGCATGAGCAAGGACCCCCAGTTCGGGCCGGTCCTCATGTTCGGCCTGGGGGGCATCCTGGTGGAGATACTGAAGGACGTCTCCTTCCGCATCGTCCCCATCGAAGCCAGGGACGCCCGCGAGATGATCCGGGAGATCAGGGCCTTCCCGATCCTTCAGGGCTATCGCGGCCAGCCCCCGTCCGACCTGGAGGCCCTGGAAGGGATGCTGCTGCGGCTGTCGAAGCTGGCCGAGGCCTTTCCCGAAGTGGAGGAGCTGGACCTGAACCCCGTCTTCGCCTATTCCCAGGGGGCGGTGGCGGTGGATGCCCGCATCGTGCTGTCCTGAGAGGGTGTCGCCGTGCCGCCGCGTCGTCCAGTCCCCAAGCGCTGGC contains:
- a CDS encoding TGS domain-containing protein; this translates as MREAFRALGVIRVYTKPPGEEPRLDAPLVLPAGSTVEEAAESLHKSWRQRLRYALVWGSTKFPGQRVGRDYVLSDRDIIELHG
- a CDS encoding DUF2231 domain-containing protein, translated to MRRLWSESPVVAGRWTLREVVQGKPLRHPSHPLFVHFPAALPLAAFAFDIASRVHADLTLPRAAFYNLAFALGMTLPAAVTGLVDYLPMVPGSRKRRLGTYHLLCQLSAAALFAASLAIRLLDYDARQTAPAAVALLGLGCLSVAIGNYFGGTLVYRQGMRVSVDL
- a CDS encoding acetate--CoA ligase family protein, whose translation is MSIADVFERARAQGRRVLTEVESKQVLAEAGIPVVPARLATTPQEAAAVAREVGFPVVLKIVSPDIVHKTDVGGVRLGLKDAQEVATAFAELVESARRHVPDARIEGVSVQAQARPGVEVIMGMSKDPQFGPVLMFGLGGILVEILKDVSFRIVPIEARDAREMIREIRAFPILQGYRGQPPSDLEALEGMLLRLSKLAEAFPEVEELDLNPVFAYSQGAVAVDARIVLS